Sequence from the Spartobacteria bacterium genome:
AAATCCGTGGTCTTTGTATGTTTTTAACATGAAATGTGTTGCGGTGGCGGTGACCCCTTCGATGGTCGACAGCTTGGCACTGACAAAGGAGGCTACATCGCGCAGGTCACTGCCATCGATAAACAGAAGCAGATCGAAGGCGCCTGACATAAGGTAGAGGGACCGCACTTCGGGGAAACGTGAAATACGCTGCGCGACGTTATCGAATCCGCCATCACGTTCGGGGATGACTTTGACTTCAATCACGGCGGTGACGCGGTCGAGGTCCAGCTTGTCTTCATTGACAATGGCGTGGTAGCCGCGAATGACGCCTTC
This genomic interval carries:
- a CDS encoding Lrp/AsnC family transcriptional regulator — protein: MDEILSILSKNALETPENMARMLETSADEVRERIKEYEEEGVIRGYHAIVNEDKLDLDRVTAVIEVKVIPERDGGFDNVAQRISRFPEVRSLYLMSGAFDLLLFIDGSDLRDVASFVSAKLSTIEGVTATATHFMLKTYKDHGFLMEKGEEYERLKVSP